The DNA segment CTTTAGTGTGGCAACCCTAGGATTGTACGTTCTTTACAACGGAGCACAGTTCTTAGTACATGGTCATGCACCGTGGCACGATAAAAAGTTCTCGACTGACGTAGTTGATTACTAATTTATTTTGTCCAAATATTTTGAAGCCAGTTGAGTTCCCTCAGCTGGCTTTTTTTTACATAAAATTAGCGAATGATTGACGCTGACAATATATATCTTGTGATTGTTCATGCTTAAATTCTTACTGTTTTTGATTAAAGGAAAGCCTAGGAGGGCGGATGAAACAGGGGATTTTAAGCCGAAGTATCGTATGTCTCGCTTTATTAGCAAGTGGCTCAGTATTGGCTGAAGAAGGCGTGAGAAACAATACGAAACTCCCTTCATACACCAATAACTCAGATTATAAGCTTGGATTCGGTTTTGACCGTGGCTTTAGTGTTGTAGGGCAGCTTTATAATAAAGTGAACTTGTCATTAGGTGATGATGGCATTGCGGCGGATTACTTATTTTTGAATGGTCAATTTAGCCCGTCGGTGCCGTTTACTTGGTACATTGGAGCGGGTGCATTCTATGACTGGGATGATGAGTGTCATGATGGTTGTGGCGTTAACCGTGATTCTGATCACTATTTTAACGATTATGGTGTACGTATGCCGATTGGCGTGGATTGGAATTTTGCTCGGCAGTGGGATACGTATGCCCAGCTTGCTCCTGTGATTAATATTCCTGACGATTTTGATGTGGATTTTCAGGCCGCGATTGGTATCCGATATTCATTTTAATATTAGGGCGTGTTTATTTTTCGTTGTTTAGTCTCGTTCGAGATATGAAAACAAATTTCAGGATGGGACAATTTGATAAATGAAAAAGCCCGCGATATAAGTCGCGGGCTTTGATTTTTAGCTGTTAAAGTTAAGCGTTGTATTTACTTGCTTTTCATCGCATGGCGAATACAGATAGCAGCGCCACCCCAAGTAATGCCAAGGCCAATAATCATCATGATGATTGCACCAGTAGTCATATTAAGCCTCCTGAGATTTTTTCATATTAATAACGATAGCGATAACTAGCATCAGTGCAAGTAATCCCCAGCCAAAGGTCATCAGTTCTGCCATTGCGTAACCACCGTAGCCATCAGTAATGGTCGCAATGATCTTATTAGCAAGAATGATTGCAATCATGATTGGGCTGACAAAGCGGATACATAGTTCGAACCAAACCCCGATAGTGAAATCAGATACCGCATTCGCGTGTTTGCGGATATCGGCTACTTTGAATAACCAACCTACAAGTACTAGCTCAATTAAACAGCTGCCAAGTAGGGCAATGTTGTTAATAAAGTAATCGACTAGATCAAGCAGTAATAAGCCGCCATTGGTTGCAAATGCCAGTGAGACGACCAAGCCTACACCACAGACAATACTTGCAGCTTTGCGACGAGACCATTTCAGTTTATCGATGAAGGCAGAAGTAACCGCTTCCATGATTGAAATGTGCGAGCTGAAACCTGCAACCACTAGTGCTAGGAAGAATAGTGGACCAAGAATGTATGGAATCGGTAGTAGGTTGATTGCGGCAGGAATGGTCACAAACGCTAGACCTACACCTGATGAAACAACTTCAGTCAGCGGCTTACCTTGTTCTTGAGCCATGTAACCTAAAACGGAGAAGATCATGACACCAGCAAGAATTGAGAAGCCACAGTTAATCAATACCGTCATCATTGCATTGTTATTGATGTCTGACTTTTCAGGTAGGTAGCTTGAGTAAGCCAACATGATGGCAAAGCCGACTGATAAGGTGAAGAACATTTGACCATAAGCAGCAGACCAGACAGATGGATCGGTTAATCGGCTAAAGTCTGGGCTGAACATGTAGTTCAAACCGTCAGCAGCACCTGGTAGGAAGACCATGCGGGCAATTAAAGCGAGTACCATGATAAATAGTACAGGCATCATGATTTTACCTGCGCGCTCGATACCACCTTTAACACCGCCGAATAGGGCTGCGAAAGTCACTAACCAGCCAACAATCATTGGAATGGCAATATGCCACTGAATATTACCCAGTTGACTTGGTGAATTATCACCACCTAGTTGTAGGTATTCCCCAAAGAAGTATGCGTTTGGATCGCTCCCCCAGCCTTGGTTAAATGCCAAGCCAACATAAGAGATCGCCCAACCAATGATAGCGATGTAGTATACACCGATCACGGCAGCGATCATGACTTGGAACCAGCCTAGCCATTCAAATTTGGAATGGATTTTGGCGAGGGTTTTTGGTGCAGAACCACGGAATTTATGTCCCATGGTAAATTCTAAAATCATAAAAGGGATGCCTGCTGTTAGCATGGCAAAAAGGTATGGAATAAAGAAAGCACCGCCACCATTTTCATACGCCATGTATGGGAAGCGCCAAATATTGCCCAAGCCGATCGCCGATCCTACGGCAGCTAGAACAAACCCCGCACGGGAGCCCCACTGTTCTCTTTTCATGTACAAATCCTCTGTAACTGCGACTTTGGAGTATTAACAAGGTTGAAACAGCGCGTTATTCTTAGGTGTAAAATGCTGTTCAACTTGTTAAATTCCAGATTATTATTCTGATTTTATCAATGTGTGTTTGCAAAAGGTGAAACTTTCACCTGTGCATATTGCGAGATTACATATTCAATAAAAAGAACGCAATAGATGAAAGCAAATGTAACTGCGCTGTTAAATGTTGGATAAAACTTGATATATTTATCATTATGCTAGATATCACTGCTATAAGTTTTATATTTGGTTATTATCTCTAATCATTAAGTGTATTAGTTGATATTAATGTTGTGGGTGAATGAGTTTTGAGTGCTGTTTTAATGTGCAATTTTATGACCGAGTACGATATTTTGTTCTAAAACAGATTCTTGAAGGAGATGTTTGTTAGATATTTATTTTCAGTATGAATGTAAAACAAGATAGTTTGATGAATTTATTGTTGTTTAATTTTATTTCATGCATTTAGATTCCTAAGGCATGTTAGAATCGAAATGCATATATCTATAGAGGATGCGTTATGAGTACAGATCTTAAAATTTCAGCTGTTATTATTTGTTCAATTGTTATCGTTTTATCTATTTTTGCTGCTATCGTAGTGACGCATTAATAGATGCGATAATTGAATGTAGAGCATAGCAATTTAGAAATAATTTCAAGGAGAAAGTGAGTGAACAATACGGGAATCATTACCGACCAAGGTATGTCTGTTGATCTCACTACACTGAACAAGTATGCCAACGGACGGCACTCTTTAGTTGCTCAAGGCGGTGGGCAAAAAGGCATTTTTACCGCTGGCGTCCTTGACAGCTTTTTAGAAGCTGCGTTTGACCCATTTGATGTCTTTTATGGCACTTCTGCCGGAGCATTGAATATTACGTCTTATCTTTGTCGTCAAAAGGGGTTAGGTAAAGCTTTTATTAGTGAGCTCACGACTCAACCTGAATTTTTCCGTTTATTTAAGCATATTCGTCGTAAGCAACGTCTGGATTTAGATTGGGCTTTTGAGCGTCTATTAGAACCTCCTTATTGGCTTGATATTGATGCGGGTCGTTATGCTCTAGGTGAAAGGAAAGCCTTTGCTGCTGTAACCAATATGGATAATTTACACGACGCCTACCTACCCATCTTTACTCAACATTGGGCCGATACTTTAAAGGCGACCTGCGCCATTCCGGCTTTGTATCGACATGAAGTTAAAATTGAAGATCATTTTTATGTTGATGGAGGGGTATCGGCGGCGATCCCTGCTCAAGAAGCCTGGCGACAAGGTTCACGCTTAATCAGTGTGATTCGCACAGAACCAGTCACATTCAGTGATGAAATGCAGCAAGAACAAAGTTCAACAGCATTAAATGCTTTTTTGAATAAAGTTGGAATAGAGCATCATATTGAATCGATTCAAACTCGGATTGCAGCAAGGGCAGCCACGTGGCGACTTGATTTTGATAATTTCCTTAAGCAGAGAATCGAACGTTCAAAGCAAGTCGAAAAAGAATTGGTTAAGCCGACTTTAAATGGCGGTCGGTGGTTATTTGGCAGTAGTGATGTATATCGTTTGTGTCATTTGTTAGGTGATCAATTTGATGCAGGCATTATGGATATGCTATTGGTCCACCATCAAACCTTCACGTTAACGCATAATTTTATGATGAATCCACCTGATGATTGTTACATTTTGCAAATTGCGCCTGAAGCACCACTCCGCTCATCTCCTTTACTGAGTAAAGCAGAGGATTTAGAGTTTGATTATCTGCAGGGTATACAAGCTGGGAAAAGGTATATGGAGCAATATCTTGCTTTAAACCGTAAGCCAAATGCGATCCATGATGATGCTTACAAACATTTTTAATCTTTTGTTGATAAGTCGGTCAGGTTAGAAGTTAACCTGATCGCAATTTTTCCTTTCGCACGTGTTCATTTCTTATTTTTTCGTCACTATTTCCCTTGGTTTATTCTTTATCGGAAAAGTATCCCTGTTTATAGGCATCGCTTTTTTACTGTGCTTTTGCTGATGATGAAGAATGGCCTAATTTTCATTTGCTGTTGTATATGGAGTGGTCATGGAAGAAAAATTATTTCTTACTTTTGTTGTAATGAATACTCGCCTTTTAAAAACAGGTGGTGCGGCATCGCATCAGTTTGAGCAAGAGGGAGGCTTGATCGGTAATGATGATAGCTGCCATTGGGTATTACCTGACCCCAATAATGCGCTGATCACGCCGTATTGTGAAATTACATTTGAAGATGGTGAGTATCGTCTCACTGATATTCAAGGTGGGATAGGGATAAATGATGAACCTGCTCAGTTTGAGCAACAGCGAAAAGTAACAGTGAAAAATGGCGATATATTTAGGATTGGCTCATATCAAATAAGAGCCCACCTCAAAGTCGTCGAAGTAGAAGCTCAAGAACGTTATCGCGTCGCTGAAATGGCAGGGGCGAGCGTACAAGAAGAAAAAAAACAATATATTCCTCAACTCGATATTGATTTGCCTGAAGCGCGAGAAGTTCAAGCATCGAATAGCGAGGCAATATCTATCAATAAATCAGAATCTATTAGCCAATCAGAAGATGATTTCGAGTTAATAGAAAGGAAAGAGGAATCAAGGATGTTGTCACCTACCACTGAATCGTCTAGTGACACGCAAGCTCTATTATCGGCAAGTATTGCGGGGTTATTAGCAATACACAACCGTAAAGACAGTTACTTTCATTTACTGAACCGCAGTTTTCAGCCAATCCAGGATAACCCGTTGCAGATGGGATTAAGCGTAGAGGAAACGGAAAAGTTATTATTCGCTAAAGAACGAAATTTATTCCATCTAGAGCCAACACAAGCCATTGAAAGTAGCTTGAAATCCATTGAATCTCACAGCGAAAGAATGCATCAAGCGACAGTTGTGGCATTACAATATTTATTATCAGAATTGTCACCGGAAACCTTATTGAAGCGTTTTCAAACCTATCGTAAAAACGCACCTGAAAATATGGACCCAGATGCTTGGGCATGGAAGATGTATCAATCGTATTTTTCAGAACTGACTTCTGGCCGTCAAAAAGGTTTTGAGAAGCAATTTTGGGAAGTGTTTGAACAATCCTATGATAGCTTGCAGCGTCAGCAATCGTCATAGCGGAGAAGTGTTAGATACTAAAAAGGCTCATCATATTGATTTGATGAGCCTTTTTTCGATAGGTGAAACGGCAAGAATATATAGACCGATAACTTATAGCGTTATCTGATTTTTATTCAACCGTGATGATGCGCATACAGTTAGTGGAGCCGACGAGATCCATGACATCCCCTTGGGTAATAATAATTTTATCTCCAGCGCTCAGTAAGTGTTTTTGCTTTAGCGTTTCAATTGCCGCTAGTGCACATGGTAGGCCCGAGCCCGCGTCGTTTTCAAAGTAAACCGGTGTTACACCACGGTAAAGTGCTGCACGGTTCAGTGTGCTTTCGTTGCGAGATAGAGCAAAAATAGGTAGGCCAGAGCTTAGGCGTGACATCATCAAAGGCGTACGGCCAGATTCCGTCATCGAAATCATAGCAGTAATGCCTTCCATGTGGTTTGCGGCGTACATGGTTGCCATAGCAATGGTTTCTTCAGCAGACTGGAATTTACGATCCAGACGGTAGTTCGATACATTCACTGTTGGCATTTTTTCTGCGCCAATACACACTTCCGCCATCGATTTCACCGTTTCCACAGGGAAGCTACCAGCGGCGGTCTCAGCAGACAGCATCACGGCATCGGTACCATCTAGAACGGCGTTAGCGACGTCCATTACCTCAGCACGAGTTGGCATCGGGCTGTTGATCATCGATTCCATCATTTGGGTTGCGGTGATCACGTTACGGTCTAGGCTACGAGCACGGCGAATTAATTGCTTTTGTACACCGACTAATTCTGCGTCGCCAATTTCAACACCTAGATCGCCACGCGCCACCATCACAACATCAGAAGCAAGAATAATATCATCCATACTTTCTTCATTTATGACCGTTTCAGCACGTTCCACTTTGGCGACTAACTTTGCTTCTAAGCCAGCATCACGGGCAAGACTGCGTGCGTAATTCATGTCTTCGCCATTGCGAGGGAATGAAATCGCAAGATAGTCTACTTTGATTTTTGCGGCGGTGAGAATGTCTTGTTTATCTTTGTCTGTCAGTGCATCAGCAGAAAGGCCACCACCTTTTTTGTTGATGCCTTTGTTGTTCGATAATGGACCTGCAACGGTCACTTCTGTGTGAACTTTATTACCATCGACCCCTGTCACTTTCAGTTGCACGCGGCCATCATCCAGTAGAAGAATATCTCCAGGGCCGACATCTTTAGGTAGCTCTTTATAGTCAAGGCCGACAGAAAATTGGTCACCTTCACCTTTAGGTAAGTCACTGTCTAGTGTGAATTTATCGCCAATATTGAGTTGGATTTTGCCATCTTTAAACGTTGATACGCGAATTTTAGGCCCTTGTAGGTCACCAAGAATAGCAACATGGATGCCAAGTTTTGCTGCGATGTTACGTACTTTTTCAGCGCGTAAAATATGGTCTTCTGCTGAGCCGTGAGAGAAGTTCATACGAACCACATTCGCTCCCGCTTTAATGATTTCTTCAAGCACACCTTCTTTGTCCGTAGCGGGGCCCAAGGTGGTAACAATTTTTGTGCGTCTTAAACGTTTAGACATGCATAACTCCATCTATAAAGTACTTAAATTTTTTCAACGGTATCACTAAATGATGTCGCATTTCATTAATTGACTCGCAAATTCAACTGAAAAAGTGTTTCAATTTTTTTAAATATCTGCGTGGTCAGGTAATTTTCTTGTTTCTAAATTGGATAGAATAGACGCAAATGGCAATTTCTGCGTGATATTTGTCACGCAACGGGGGGAGTGCGCTTCACAATTAGTTTGGGGTGTAAAAAAATTACAGTCTGTTTCTAAAAAGGAGTACATCATGTACATGGCTCAACCTGGTCATATTGATCAAATTAAGCAAATCAATACAGGTCGCGTATATAAATTGATCGATCAGTTTGGCCCAATTTCACGCATTGACTTATCGAAATTAAGCGGGTTAGCGCCTGCGAGTATCACGAAAATTTCGCGTGAATTGATGGAAGGCCACCTTATCCATGAAACAGTCGTACAAGAATCATTAAGCCGTGGTCGTCCGGCGGTAGGTTTGCAAACCGATAATATTGGCTGGCAGTTCTTATCTGTACGTTTGGGGAAAGGTTACCTCATACTGGCATTACATGAACTCGGTGGTGAGATTATTGTTGATGCTAAGGTTGAACTAGAAAAGCTAGATCAAGATAAGCTCCAGCAGCGTATTTTGGACGAAATAGATGGTTTTTTCGTGCGTAATGCACGTTCAGTTGAACGAATGACCAGTATTGCCGTGACGTTACCTGCCAAAGTGAATTTCTCTGCGGGTACGGTGCTGCAAATGCCTTACTTTAATATTCATAATTTAGAGTTAGGCCCTGCGATTTATGCTAAAACCGGGGTTCCTGTATTTATTGCCAATGATACCAGCGCATGGGCGTTGGCTGAGCTCTTATTTGGTCAGTCGCAAGAAGTGGATAATTCACTTTTGGTCAGTAACCACCAAGGTGTGGCAGCTGGCGTGATTTTAAATGGACGCCTTGCTTATAATCGATTCGGCAATATGGGTGAACTTGGGCATGTCCAGATTGATCCTAATGGTGAATTGTGTGAATGCGGTAAACGAGGTTGTTTAGATACGGTGGCATCATCAGAGGCCGTTTGTCGCTCGGTGGCATCTCGTATTGAGCAAGGCGAGCCTACTACGTTATCTGCCGAGCAATTGACTATGGATAAAATTTGCTCTGCGGCAATATCAGGTGACGATTTAGCGAAACAAGCCATCGAAAAGCTAGGTCAAGACTTGGGTAAGGGTATTGCGCTGATGGTGAATATTTTTAGTCCAGAGAAAATTTTGCTTGGCGGCGCTTTAACCAAGGCCAAATCCATTTTATTTCCAGTGATAGAGCAAGTATTGCAGCAGGAAAATTACTCTCTTTATGAAAAGAATATCCCCATCGTCGAGTGTAAGTACTTTACCCAAACAACCATGCCAGGGGCAGCACTGATCAAACAAGCGCTCTATGATGGCTCTTTATTGATGAAAGTTGTCGAAGGTTAAGTTCAACCCTTGTTTAAACCAAGGTGAAATGAGTGTGAAATGAAAAAGCCAGTGCACAATGATGGTGGGCCACCTCATGCTACTGGCTTTGTTTTTCTAATGCTTTATTCAGTTCCGATGATGATTAAACCGGCTTGCGTTTTGGTTGGGCATCAATGCATTGCCCGTGTACAGTTTGGCCTTCCGGAGCCATCAAATACACATACAACGGCATAATATCTTGTGGTGTTTTTAACAGTTCGGCATCTTCCGCCGGGTAAGCTGAAGCGCGCATTTTAGTGCGTGTGGCGCCAGGGTTTATCGCGTTAACACGAACCGAGGTATCGCTTAATTCGTCGGAGAGAATTTGCATCATGCCTTCGGTGGCAAACTTCGAAATCGAGTAACTTCCCCAGTAAGCACGTCCAATATGACCGACAGTCGAAGAGGTAAATACCACGCGGCCATCGGGTGATTTTTTCAGTAATGGCAACAAGGCTTGAGTCATGAGTAACTGGGCTTTGACATTAACTTGCATGACTTCATCAAAACTGGCTTCATCAATTTGTTCAAATGGGGTAATTGAGCCCAATAGACCGGCGTTATGCAGTAGTCCATCTAATTGACCAAATTGCTCATTAATGGTGTCAGCCATATCTAAATAATTTTGTTTGCTTGCCCCTTTCATATCCAGTGGCACGATAGCCGCTTGAGGGTAACCTTTGGCTTCGATCTCATCATAAACGGCTTCTAACTTGCTCACCGTTCTGCCTAATAAAATCACAGTTGCACCATGTTGAGCGTAATGCAGAGCAGCTTCTTTACCAATGCCATCTCCGGCACCAGTAACTAAAATGGTTTTTCCAGTCAGCGCATTGGGGGTCACAGAATAATTCACAGTATACAATCCTTATCAAACGTTATGTCACTGAATCTAACTTTATGTCACTGATAGGTTTATGCCATAATGCAACAGAATTTGCAGTTAAGTGGTAGGCATAAACGAAGGGCTTTACCATACACTAGTTCATCAAACTTGAGGGAATGATATTGGAATTTTTGCTGGATTATGGGCTGTTTTTAGCCAAAGTCGTGACCTTTGTTGTTGCGGTTATTGCTGTTGTGGTTGGTATTAAAGTATTGGGTTCGAAAGGCAACCAGGCAAAAGGTGAGTTACAAGTCACCAATTTATCTGAAAAACATGAAGAAACGATTGCCCAACTTGAAGGGCATTTACATGATGAGGCTTATTTAAAAGCGCGTCATAAAGCACAAGAAAAAGAGCAAAAAGAAAAGAATAAACAACAGGCTAAAGAAGCCAAAAAAGCCGCGAAATCAGGTGAATTGGTAGATAAGCGCAAGCCACATTTATTCGTATTAGATTTTCATGGCAGCATTGATGCAAAAGAAGTGACCTCATTACGTGAAGAGGTGACGGCTATTTTAGCGGTCGCAAAAGAAGGCGACGAAGTGTTAGTTAGGCTTGAATCTGGGGGCGGGATGGTCCATGGATATGGATTAGCCTCATCTCAACTTGATCGCTTGAAAAATGCCAGCATAACCCTGACCATTGCGGTCGATAAAGTAGCGGCAAGTGGTGGTTATATGATGGCGTGTGTAGCAGACAAAATTGTCTCAGCACCATTTGCCATTGTCGGTTCTATTGGTGTGATTGCTCAAATTCCTAACTTTAATAAGTTATTGAAAAAGAATGATATTGAGTTTGAGCAACTGACCGCTGGTGAATATAAGCGCACGTTGACTATGTTTGGTGAAAACACCGATAAAGCGCGCGAAAAGTTTAAGCATGAGCTTGAAGAAACCCACGGGCTGTTTAAAGACTTTATTCGTGTACATCGTCCTGAATTAGACCTTGATAAAGTCGCGACAGGCGAGCATTGGTTTGGTGCCCAAGCGAAAGAACTTGGCTTGGTAGATGAGATCAAAACCTCTGATGACTTGATTGTGGAAGCGGCGAAAGAGAAATCGGTATTGGCGTTACATTATGTGCGTAAAAAGAAACTGTCTGACAAGATTTCAGGCAGCGCCGCTAAGACCGTAGACAGTGTATTGCTGAAGCTGCTTTCTCGCGGTCAGCGACCCATTGTTTAAGTCGACAAATTTTCAGGACTAAGAACTGATTTACATCAATCTTTATTGAATTAAGCTCACGTCATGTGGGCTTTATTTTTATTTAAATAAAATTCGGAATTGATGAATTTTGTGCCACTTTTAAACGGAGATGTCAGCTGATATCTACCTTTTTACCTAAGTTATATTTTTATAACCTGGCGAGAATTGAGAAATTTACTATGTTCAGGAAGCTTGAATTTGATCACATTTAAAAGCAATATTCGGCCATCTTCCTTTACTTTGTATCTAATTGTTACGAGAGAACAAAATGGACAACAATCAATTTGAATCGTTAATGCCAGCTGATATGGCAAAAAAAGCCGCTGAAACCGGTGTGTATAAAGTTAATAAGCCTTTCTTTAAAACTTTTATGCTTGCGATGACGGCAGGTATGCAAATCGGTATCGCTTTTATTTTTTACACCACAGTGACGAGCGGTACTGAGTCTATTGCACCGGGTTTATCTCACTTAGTGGGCGGTTTGGCATTCAGCTTAGGTTTAATCCTAGTGGTTGTGACAGGCAGTGAGTTGTTTACCAGTTCAACCCTTGTTGTGGTAGCGAAAGCGAGTGGCATGATCAGCTGGGGCCAATTGTTCAAAAACTGGGTTCAAGTGTATTTTGGTAACTTTGTTGGTTGTATCATTTTGGTCGGTATTATGCTGGTGGCTCAACAATATATGAGTGATAACGGCGGCATTGGTATTAACGCGATGCACATCGCTCAACATAAAATGCACCATTCTTTTGCTTCTGCAGTGGCATTAGGCACTATGGCGAACTTATTAGTTTGTATTGCAGTGTGGATGTCTTACTCTGGCCGCACTCTGACCGATAAAATGTTAATCCTTATTTTGCCTGTAGCCATGTTCGTTGCGTCAGGTTTTGAGCACAGCATCGCAAACATGTTCCAAATTCCATTTGCGATTGGCATTAAAACATTTGCGCCAGCTGAGTTCTGGGAAATGACGGGTACAACAGCGAGCCAGTTTGCAGATTTAAACCTAGCGGATTTTGTTATGAACAACTTAATCCCGGTGACTATCGGTAACATTATCGGTGGTAGTGTATTTGTAGGCCTATGGTTCTGGTCTATCTTCTTACGCAAATAAGTGTAAAGTTATCGCTATAAAAATGCCCTAGTTCAAAGCTAGGGCATTTTTGTATCAATCTATTTGTATCTATAGATGTAGGAGGATAAAGATCAATGAACGGTATTTTCGAGCGTGAACTCTTTGGATAAATGCAGTGCTAAGTATTTAAACATATTAAATACTGCGGTAGTTTTTTCCGTTGGCAACCCTTGCTCATCTAAGAAATATTCACCTTTGAAAATAAGGACATCGTCTTTTTCCGTGACCGATGTGGCTCGCATGCCTTCTACGTAGTCGGCATGGTCTTGAATCACTTGGTTTGCGATAAGAAGAAGTTCAAATTCAGAAATGGCTTTCTTACTGCTCATATTGGCCTACTCACTTGTATTGGAAAATAAGGTTGGGTTGAATCTATTGAAATTAGGCGGTATTGTCCGCGTCGTTCAAATCCAGAGTGAAGGTAAGTTTATACCTAACAGCAAACAGGATCTAACGGAAAAATAGCCTAAGATCTTGTTTCATAAATTGGCGATATGTCATTCAGTCAGAATGAAAAGTAAAAAAACAGGTTGATCTTATTTAAAACTCACTCGATAGTAAAAAAAGAAGCAAATTAATTATAAACAGCGTGCTGCATGATAAAGCACCTGATGAGGATGTTTAGAATCGGTTATGGGTAAATCTCTTGTTATTGTGGAGTCACCAGCCAAAGCAAAGACGATCAATAAGTATCTTGGAAAAGACTTTGTTGTGAAATCGAGTGTTGGCCATGTGCGTGACTTGCCTACTGCTGGCCAAAGCAGTGGAAAGAAAGCAGCGGCAATTTCGACCAAAGGTATGAGCCCAGAAGAAAAAGCTCGTATTAAGAAAGAAAAAGACAAAGCAGCGCTGATCAAAAAGATGGGCGTTAACCCGTATAACGACTGGGAAGCAAACTACCAGATCTTACCGGGTAAAGAAAAAGTCGTTGCTGAATTACAAAAACTCGCAAAAGATGCGGATTGCGTTTATCTCGCGACCGATTTGGACCGCGAAGGGGAAGCTATTGCGTGGCACCTTCGTGAGATCATCGGTGGCGATGACGCGCGCTATAAACGAGTAGTCTTTAACGAAATTACCAAAAATGCGATTCAACAAGCTTTTGAAACTCCGGGTGAGTTGAACCTTGATGGCGTAAATGCTCAACAAACACGTCGTTTTTTAGACCGTGTAGTGGGCTTTATGGCATCACCACTTCTGTGGAAGAAAGTGGCACGAGGTTTGTCTGCCGGTCGCGTACAATCTGTGGCAGTAAAACTCTTGGTGGAACGTGAACGTGAAATCAATGCGTTTATTCCGGAAGAGTTCTGGGATATTCACGCGGATACCACCACGCTGGATAATACAGATTTTCGTTTATTAGTTGCACAGAAAAATGGTGCAACGTTTAAACCTGTTAATGAA comes from the Vibrio gangliei genome and includes:
- a CDS encoding YciK family oxidoreductase, with product MNYSVTPNALTGKTILVTGAGDGIGKEAALHYAQHGATVILLGRTVSKLEAVYDEIEAKGYPQAAIVPLDMKGASKQNYLDMADTINEQFGQLDGLLHNAGLLGSITPFEQIDEASFDEVMQVNVKAQLLMTQALLPLLKKSPDGRVVFTSSTVGHIGRAYWGSYSISKFATEGMMQILSDELSDTSVRVNAINPGATRTKMRASAYPAEDAELLKTPQDIMPLYVYLMAPEGQTVHGQCIDAQPKRKPV
- the focA gene encoding formate transporter FocA, which encodes MDNNQFESLMPADMAKKAAETGVYKVNKPFFKTFMLAMTAGMQIGIAFIFYTTVTSGTESIAPGLSHLVGGLAFSLGLILVVVTGSELFTSSTLVVVAKASGMISWGQLFKNWVQVYFGNFVGCIILVGIMLVAQQYMSDNGGIGINAMHIAQHKMHHSFASAVALGTMANLLVCIAVWMSYSGRTLTDKMLILILPVAMFVASGFEHSIANMFQIPFAIGIKTFAPAEFWEMTGTTASQFADLNLADFVMNNLIPVTIGNIIGGSVFVGLWFWSIFLRK
- a CDS encoding YciN family protein; translation: MSSKKAISEFELLLIANQVIQDHADYVEGMRATSVTEKDDVLIFKGEYFLDEQGLPTEKTTAVFNMFKYLALHLSKEFTLENTVH
- the sohB gene encoding protease SohB — its product is MEFLLDYGLFLAKVVTFVVAVIAVVVGIKVLGSKGNQAKGELQVTNLSEKHEETIAQLEGHLHDEAYLKARHKAQEKEQKEKNKQQAKEAKKAAKSGELVDKRKPHLFVLDFHGSIDAKEVTSLREEVTAILAVAKEGDEVLVRLESGGGMVHGYGLASSQLDRLKNASITLTIAVDKVAASGGYMMACVADKIVSAPFAIVGSIGVIAQIPNFNKLLKKNDIEFEQLTAGEYKRTLTMFGENTDKAREKFKHELEETHGLFKDFIRVHRPELDLDKVATGEHWFGAQAKELGLVDEIKTSDDLIVEAAKEKSVLALHYVRKKKLSDKISGSAAKTVDSVLLKLLSRGQRPIV